The Methanobacterium alcaliphilum genome contains the following window.
TAAAAATTGTAATGTTTTGTTGCAACTGGTGCTCCTACGGTGGGGCTGACACTGCAGGTACAGCAAGGATGCAATACCCGCCAAATGTCCGAGTAATTCGAGTAATGTGTTCCGGACGAATTGAACCACAATTTGTGTTCAAAGCTTTCCGAGAAGGCGCTGACGGTGTTATTGTAGCAGGTTGTCACCACGGAGACTGCCACTACGACGCAGGAAACTACAAACTTGATAGAAGAATGAGACTTATCTACAAACTAGCAGAAGATATGGGAATTGGAAAAGAAAGGATTTACCACGACTGGATCTCTGCATCTGAAGGTGAAAAATTCGCTAACACCGTTACCATGATGGTTAACCGAATTAAGGATTTAGGTCCATCCCCATTGAAAGCACAAATTGAGGCTGAAGCATAAGTGGAGGAAAAAGAATGGCCGATAAAGTAAAAATAGGAACCATGTGGCTGGGCGGATGCTCGGGATGTCACTTATCCATTGCTGATTTCCACGAAGCTCTTCTAGATGTTATGGAATTAGCTGACTTTGAATTCAGCCCAGTATTAATGGACACCAAATATGATGAAGTCCCAGAAGTGGACGTTATGATCATTGAAGGTGGAATAGTAAACGAAGAAAACAGGGAAATGGCTGAACTAATGAGAGAAAAAGCAGGTTTAGTCATAAGCTATGGAACTTGTGCAGTCTACGGCGGAATTCCCGGACTAAGAAACCTCTGGCCTAAAGAGGAAGTAATGGAAGAAGCTTACATTAACTCATGCAGTACTCCTAACCCTGAAGGAATTATTCCTTGTGAGGAAGTCCCTGCATTAGAAAGTAGAGTACGACCTTTAGCTGAAGCAATTGATGTTGATTTAGCTATTCCTGGATGTCCTCCACGATCTGATGTGGTTGCTCAAGCTGTTTTAGGATTATTAAAAGGAGAAGCAATAGAACTTCCATCAACTAATCTTTGTGAAGTTTGTCCTAGAGAAAAACCACCGGAAGGTTTGGCTATGGACTTCATAAAAAGACAGTTTGAAGTTGGAAAACCTGAAGAAGAATTATGCCTTATCCCTCAAGGA
Protein-coding sequences here:
- a CDS encoding hydrogenase iron-sulfur subunit, with product MAEDDVKIVMFCCNWCSYGGADTAGTARMQYPPNVRVIRVMCSGRIEPQFVFKAFREGADGVIVAGCHHGDCHYDAGNYKLDRRMRLIYKLAEDMGIGKERIYHDWISASEGEKFANTVTMMVNRIKDLGPSPLKAQIEAEA
- the mvhG gene encoding F420-non-reducing hydrogenase subunit MvhG; amino-acid sequence: MADKVKIGTMWLGGCSGCHLSIADFHEALLDVMELADFEFSPVLMDTKYDEVPEVDVMIIEGGIVNEENREMAELMREKAGLVISYGTCAVYGGIPGLRNLWPKEEVMEEAYINSCSTPNPEGIIPCEEVPALESRVRPLAEAIDVDLAIPGCPPRSDVVAQAVLGLLKGEAIELPSTNLCEVCPREKPPEGLAMDFIKRQFEVGKPEEELCLIPQGLICMGPATVSLCGAECPSIAIQCRGCYGPTPKVQDQGAKMISAIASDYKVEEDKTVDPEEVADQLDDIVGTFYTYTLPAALVPMKIQKEGK